In one window of Carassius auratus strain Wakin chromosome 28, ASM336829v1, whole genome shotgun sequence DNA:
- the LOC113047496 gene encoding uncharacterized protein LOC113047496: MDDMDNQTAIINALAVLRNVSLQEAEQVFLSGLDYHCRMLQWFAMLCCQPTRGQLPPREPLRLLITNDRAHYPSTVTQYSWTGVRWREDSLTHTMANVKHMFSQHEKVTVTQMELGGHHHRFKQFPGALLRVAAAARTLFNIGMSSVDEANQTVNSMKLLFTVFQNDFAQTQLFTALMTDMLWEVSSSNDSLTTGKTPPYMMPLSLVLTVWLTPSPRQLTCYKYTWPTLWITPSYCTSTPNIGKWMCS, translated from the exons ATGGACGACATGGACAATCAGACT GCCATCATAAATGCCCTGGCTGTCCTCCGGAATGTCTCCTTACAGGAGGCTGAGCAGGTCTTCCTTTCAGGTCTGGATTATCATTGCAG gatgctgcagTGGTTCGCCATGCTGTGCTGTCAGCCAAccagaggacagctgccaccgagagaACCACTGAGACTCCTGATCACCAacgacagggcacactaccccagcaccgTAACCCAATACAGCTGGACAGGtgtccgatggagagaggactccctcactcacactatggccaatgtcaaacacatgttcagccaacatgagaaagtgactgttacacaaatggagttaggtggacaccaccaccgcttcAAACAGTTCCCGGGGGCTTTGCTCAGAGTCGCTGCTGCTGCCAGAACTCTGTTTAACATTGGTATGTCCAGTGTCGATGAAGCAAACCAGACCGTGAACTCCATGAAACtgctgtttactgtcttccagaatgactttgcccagactcagctgtttacagcgttaatgacagacatgctgtgggaggttagctcctccaatgacagcctaaccacgggtaaaaccccaccatacatgatgcCCTTAAGCCTTGTGCTAACTGTGTGGCTTACGCCATCACCACGCCAGCTGacttgctacaaatacacctggccaactctctggataacGCCATCCTACTGCACATCAACTCCAAACATAGGGAAATGgatgtgctcctga